The region TCTTCTAATATCTCTGTTGCAGGATTAATTGTTCCATCACCGTTGCAATCTGCATAGCTTAACCGTACACTCACTGCGTTCGGGTCTCTTCAACGAAAGTTTTCTCAAAGCTTTGTCTCGTGAATCAAAATGATCTTTGTATTGATAAACGTAAAGATACGAATTTGTTCCGTTTGGTTTTACATATCTTTCGGCATGTGGAAAAAACTGTAATTGTCCGTTTAAATGCTGAAACCGTACAGGTAATCGATGGTTTGTGTCGCATCACTGTTTGGTTGTAATTGATTTTATAGTTAAATCAATCCTTTTTAGACTGTCTAAAAGAAATGTTTGTGATTGGAAGAGGTGAGACAACCCAACTTTTCATTAACAGGGGGGAACTTTTGTTTAAAACGCCCACTTACTAGAATGTCAACTTTTATTGCAGATTTTTGGAAGGGTATCAAAAGCACACTTAATACGTCCTTATAAAAGTCGAAACTATTAAATGTGCAACAGCAGTAAATTGTTTTATAGTAAAACAGCCTCAATACGTTTGTAAAGAAGCTGTTGGTTTTTATAGGCACGGATTACAAATCCGCGCCATCGGGGTTTATTAATTATAAATAAGTCATTACTAGTTTACAAACCCAGCCTTTTTTAAGTATCATGAAATATATGTAGAACCAATACTGAAACTTTTAAATATTGGTATTATTCTACACTCATAAGACTATCTGCTTTTATGGTATTCATTTTGACAGAGATACCTTTTCTATAATAATCTGCTAAAATTTTTCTACATCTATAACTATTATTCACTGCACCTTTATTTAATAAGTATATTAAAAAGTTCTGCTCTTCTTTATCTAATTTTTCAATGTAATTGTAGTTCAAAGTATCATTAAATTTTATTTTTAAATAAGTTTCAAAAAAATCTTCATAGCCTACTTTATCACTATCCATTATTTTTAATGAATGAGGTAATATTTCAAAATAATTATCGTCTGTATCATAATAATTTGTCAATTTTATATATGCTGTAAGATCATTATTTTTAAACACTTCCACCTTATTATGTGAGAGGACACTATTTTCACTAATTGATCTTTCCTTACATGACAATATTGTAAGAAAAAGAGTTAAAACAAATATATTTTTCATAATTATTTTTTTAATATACCATTATTGTAAATTACCCATTTACCGTCATCTTTCATCTTATTCCAAATTCCAAGAAGATTATTTGTCGGTGCTTTTACATTAACATACGGATTAATTTTGGAAAATTCTTTAGCAAACCCGTTTCCTGTCTTACAGGCATTTATATTAACATTTATGATTGTTTTATTATCATATGATTGCTTGTATAAAAGATTGTTCTCATACAAATATTTATGTAGAGCTTTAGGTTCCATTGATCCATTAGGAGTACTTAATAATATTTTTATTACCATGTGAATTAATAGCTATAGTATTACTATTAGCCCCTCCATCATTAAAATATTCCGCACCTTTTCTTAAATGACTATCAGCTTCTTTGTAAAAAAAGTTATAATTATTATCTTGCTCAGCGGTTTCTTTCTTCCAAATTTCTTTACCTCTAGCTTTATCCAATTCATTATTACTTTTTTTACTATTTTGATTATTACTACTATTGTTATTAATTGTATTTCCTCCACTAGACGTTACCTGATTTGCTTTATACTCCGAATTCGGATAAAACCCGCTATGATCTGCTGCACCACCAAATTCACTTATATTTATATCATAATATCCGTTATTAAAAGTAAGATTTTCTTTAACAGCATTATTGACAGCATTGGAAACAGTACTTTGCATCCCATCAGGGTCAACAAAATAAATAGGGTTATTATAGGCATAATTATAAGGTGTCCAACGTCTTGAATTTTCCGCTAGCGGATCAACATTCAACCAACGCCCAATAGCAGCATCGTAATTACGTGCGCCAAAATCATATAAATCTAATCCTAATTCGTTGTTTAATTCTTTACCGCCATAAGCGTATTTGTATTTGTTGATTATGCTGTAATCTGCCGATTCATTGTATCCTTTATGTTTTAACCCAAACGGATAATAGTTGTTTTGCCTCCACTTTTTATTTGTATGTTTTGGTCTCGGCGAACCTCGCAAGCTCGGTTTCTTCTAATATCTCTGTTGCAAGATTAATTGTTCCATTACCGTCGCAATCTGCATAACTTAAGCTTACACTCACTGCGTTCGGGTCTCTTCAACGAAAGCTTTCTCAAAGCTTTGTCTCGTGAATCAAAATGATCTTTGTATTGATAAACGTAAAGATACGAATTTGTTCCGTTTGGTTTTACATGTCCTTCGGCATGCGGGAAAAACTGCAATTGTCCGTTTAAATGCTGAAACCGTACAGGTAATCGATGGTTTGTGTCGCATCACTGTTTGGTTGTAATTGCTTTTATAGTTAAATCAATCCTTTTTAGACTGTCTAAAAGATATGTTTGTGATTGGAAGAGGGGAGACAACCCAACTTTTCATTGACAGAGGGGAGCTTTTGTTTAAAACGCCTTCTTACTAGAATGTCAACTTTTATTGCAATTTTTGATAGGGTATTACTGCTTTCTTATTAAAGTCGAAACTATTAAATGTGCAACAGCAGTAAAGTGTTTTTAGTAAAACAGCCTCAATACGTTTGTAAAGAGGCTGTTGGTTTTAATTACCGTTGTATTCAATTGTCCAATTTAAACTATCTAAATCGTCAATATCTAAAGTGTATTTTTTGTTGTAAAGATTCCTCGCATGTATGCCTTCCCAACCATATTTATTAACGCTATCTTTTTTGATGATATATAATCTTATTTTTTTATCTTTTGAAGAATTAATAAATCTATTCCAAGAAATTGGTCTTTCATTTAAATTAGATGTAGTGTCTGCTTTTATTGTTGACAAAAATAATGATGTTATATCAATACGTTCATATTTTTTGCCTTTTTCGATTTC is a window of Myroides sp. JBRI-B21084 DNA encoding:
- a CDS encoding RHS repeat domain-containing protein → MRGSPRPKHTNKKWRQNNYYPFGLKHKGYNESADYSIINKYKYAYGGKELNNELGLDLYDFGARNYDAAIGRWLNVDPLAENSRRWTPYNYAYNNPIYFVDPDGMQSTVSNAVNNAVKENLTFNNGYYDINISEFGGAADHSGFYPNSEYKANQVTSSGGNTINNNSSNNQNSKKSNNELDKARGKEIWKKETAEQDNNYNFFYKEADSHLRKGAEYFNDGGANSNTIAINSHGNKNIIKYS